The DNA sequence TGAAAGTGGCTACTGGTTGGGATCGGTCCAGTGAGATGATTGTAAGACACATTCAAGAATGAAAGGAAATCGAGTTCTGCGAGCTCATTTGGTATTCACCCGGTGAGCTTGTTTGAAGAGAGGTCGAGCAACCCAAGCTCTGTCAAGACACCCAATGATCTTGGGATTGCATCAGTGAGCGAGTCGTGGGATAAGTTGAGAAGATAGAGTGAGCTAAGATTACCAATTGCATATGGTATTTGTCCTTGAAAACGATTGGAAGACAAATCAATGCATGTAAAGTCAGGCCAAATCTTCACAAGCTTCACCTCAAACCCTTTGACAGTTAATGTCACGTCATTTTGGTAGTAACCACCATCACCTAAAAATTTAGAGTTAGAGTGGTTGAGCCTGGCATGTGTAGGACTTTGTAGCATCATTCCTCTCAACCTTGAGAAGTTTAGCAAGTTCAAACGACCActgaaaatatttgaagataTATCCAGAATTTGAAGATTGGGCCAACTCTTACTACATCTCAAGTCTCCGCAAAATCTATTGGAGCGCAAAAGAAGGATGCGCAAACTCAACAGGAGCATGCAAGGGAAACTACCCTCAAGGTTGTTGTTTCCAACATTCATCACCAGTAGATTCTTACAATTTGCTAGAGAGTTAGGAACCTTCCCGCTTAAGTTGTTGTTACTAACATGAAAGGTTTGTAGGCCACACTCACTAGAAAATTGATCAGGGATAACACAATTTTGTTTCCCCTAAGACTGAGAACTTCTTGCACaagatctttttttttaaggcAAGGAGGTATGGTACCACTCAAGTTATTGAAAGACAAGTCGAGAACACCGATTGAAAATGCATTGCAGATGGAGGTTGGAATCACTCCGGTTAGTTGATTGTTTGCAAGCAAGATAACagaattattgaaatttgaaagaaaGGTCCAAATAGCTCTTTTCGGTTTCCCAAATCCAACTAGGAATATCCCCTCACAAATAATTGATTGAGAGGCCCAAACTGGACTAGGAGGATGCATTTCTAAGATCTGGGAAATTGTACAAATTGCAAGATGACATTTGTAACACCTGTAAATTGGGATATCCATGCGAACTTGAACTCATGTTGGTTGTGTCAACTGTCAGGTGGTTGCTAGAAAGAGAAAGTTCTACAAGTCTTGTAAAACTTCGAATCTTATTCAGTTTGAAAGTGCCATTGAATAAGTTGTCAGAAAGAACGAGACCTGATATGTTTGGAAGTTGGAAGAAGAAGTTAGGAATAGGACCTCCAATCCTATTACCACTCAAATCTATCCATTTAAGGTAGAGTGATCAACAATGGAAATTTCTTTAATTGGACCATTGAATTGGTTGTTGGATAGAAAAAGAGCTTCCATTGAAGGCAGGACAAAAAGATGGCGAGGAATGGTGCCATTCAATGAATTGTAGCTTAAATCTAAAACGGAGAGGTTTGTAAGACCTTGAAAATGCAAGTGAGAAAGAGAGCCTGATAGATTAGTTAGTGCAAGGCCTATCCATTTAAGATTCTTGCAGTTATGAAAGGAAGGAATTGAACCAGTAAGGAAGTTAGCCGATAGATCTAGGTAAACTAGCTCAGTTAGGTTGGCCAACGTGGATGGAAATGGTCCCACGAAACCAGAGCTTGACAGATCAAGGTGTTTCAAATTTGGGAGGCGATGGAATTGGTTAGGAATCTCACCGGTGAAATCATTGCGTGGGAGG is a window from the Salvia hispanica cultivar TCC Black 2014 chromosome 1, UniMelb_Shisp_WGS_1.0, whole genome shotgun sequence genome containing:
- the LOC125190459 gene encoding receptor-like protein 43, whose translation is MNVGNNNLEGSFPCMLLLSLRILLLRSNRFCGDLRCSKSWPNLQILDISSNIFSGRLNLLNFSRLRGMMLQSPTHARLNHSNSKFLGDGGYYQNDVTLTVKGFEVKLVKIWPDFTCIDLSSNRFQGQIPYAIGNLSSLYLLNLSHDSLTDAIPRSLGVLTELGLLDLSSNKLTG
- the LOC125190467 gene encoding receptor-like protein 35, coding for MALSSLLILLFFVFFILFVDGQYLDDQKKLLLELKSEFKFNSSNPNSFVNWNETSDCCEWNNVGCNDSGHVISLDLTSGSISGIIGESSALFQLTYLLSLYLPRNDFTGEIPNQFHRLPNLKHLDLSSSGFVGPFPSTLANLTELVYLDLSANFLTGSIPSFHNCKNLKWIGLALTNLSGSLSHLHFQGLTNLSVLDLSYNSLNGTIPRHLFVLPSMEALFLSNNQFNGPIKEISIVDHSTLNG